Within the Salvia hispanica cultivar TCC Black 2014 chromosome 4, UniMelb_Shisp_WGS_1.0, whole genome shotgun sequence genome, the region CAGTGTGAGATGATATGAAAGAATCTACACCTTTTTAGCATGGTGGAGTAtgaaaaaatgcatttttCCAACTTTATTCATCAAATGTCTTACccatcaataatttttattttccaactttcttttttgtgtGGAATTTTTATAGTCCTTTTTCCAAAAGTCTATTATTTGCAACCACTTGAATATTCTTCACCTTAAATCTTATCTTAAAGATTTCAACCAATTTCCATGTGACACAATTCAATCATCTGTCATGTGCATTACagtattttatacattttataatattttggaACTTTGTTATTGGAAATAATagcaataaaaattttataaatattatttcaggCTGTCCCACTATTTCTATCAGAAATTGCACCTACCAGAATACGTGGAGGACTCAACATTTTGTTCCAACTTAATGTTACGATTGGAATTCTTTTTGCTAATCTCGTCAACTATGGAACTGCCAAGTAAGTTccatttcttcaataataattaagGTTTTTTAGACTAATTATTCATGTTCCActtgtttattaatttctcGATCCAATAATCACCacataattcaattaataaaactatttaatctcatagaaagaaaaagagataaaaatcCCACAACGTGGATGATTCAAGATCGAAGATAACAATTTTCTAAGTTTGAAAATCTGATTTTCCCCCTTTTCAAGGGAACTGCTGAAATCAATGACTactttcaatattataaatatttgatttaaaaagcTATAGAGTATGTTGTTAGACCATCTATCCCCCCTTgaaattttcttgaaattgtaTTGCCATtgaaatagttatattttcttaCATATATGTAGctaaaatttttaagattgTAATTTGTGAACTTTATTTTCTGACGACTGATACTAAATGGAGCTTATGCaaatattaatagtactaaGTAGCTATAAATTTAGTGttgcaatttcaaaatttgggcATTGTATGTAACAGAATCAAAGGAGGATGGGGCTGGAGGGTGTCACTTGGGCTGGCAGGCGTCCCGGCCGCCCTCCTCACCGTAGGCGCGTTGATGGTAGTTGACACTCCCAACAGTTTAATAGAACGCGGTCGTTTAGATGAAGGAAAGGCCGTGCTCAAGAGGATCCGTGGCACGGATAATGTAGAGCCCGAGTTCTTGGAGCTGTGTGAGGCCAGCCGCGTTGCCAAGCTCGTTAAGCACCCTTTCCGGAACCTTCTCATGAGGAGGAACAGACCACAGTTGGTCATAGCTGTTGCTTTGCAGGTTTGCTCAACATTCTGTTTATGTTctgtttttttagtatttgtttaatgaaatttgttggatttgtttatgttttttgttgtgtttgtttGATTGGTTTAAAGGAAATATGTTGGATTTTTGTGTGCAGGTTTTCCAGCAGTTCACAGGAATCAATGCAATAATGTTCTATGCTCCTGTCCTGTTTGACACTGTTGGATTTGGGAATGATGCAGCCCTGTACTCGGCCGTGATCACGGGCGCGGTCAACGTGCTGTCCACGGTCGTCTCAATCTACTCCGTGGACAGAGTGGGGCGGCGCGTGCTTCTGCTGCAGGCCGGGGTGCAGATGTTCATATCGCAGGTGGTGATCGCCGTGCTGCTGGGGATAAAGGTGAAGGACCACTCCGAGGATCTCAGCCGTGGATACGCGATCTTCGTGGTGATCTTGATATGCACGTTCGTGTCCGCCTTCGCGTGGTCTTGGGGCCCGCTCGGGTGGCTCATCCCGAGTGAGACGTTCCCCTTGGAGACGAGGTCGGCCGGGCAGAGTGTGACCGTGTGCGTCAACCTCCTCTTCACGTTCGTGATAGCGCAAGCCTTCCTCTCGATGCTCTGCCATTTCAAGTTCGggatcttcttcttcttctccggATGGGTGCTCGTGATGTCGTTCTTCGTGCTGTTCTTGGTGCCCGAGACGAAGAACGTGCCCATCGAGGAGATGACGGAGAGGGTGTGGAAGCAGCATAGGGTGTGGAAGAGGTTCATGGATGATGATCataatgagaaaaatggaATTGATAAAGGGTTTGATCCACATTCTCAGTTGTGAAGATATTTTTCCTTTGTTGTTTGGGTTTGAGGggttttttttacataaatattcTATAGATAGATGTTGTGAAATAGCATAAAAGTTGCTTTTATTTCATTGTAATCCATTGTGGAAATCTTCGGAATATAGGGATAAAATTGAATAGCATATGAAAGGAGTGTTTATGTGTCCTAGTTTGTTATATAATTTGCTTCCTATAagtttaatttccaaaaaaatatgtccTAGTGCCTTATATTTTCCAACAGGAGTAGTTTAGTgctttgttctttttttaatgggtaaataattttaaatttaaaggccGCGCCACGGAGGACTCGACCTTTGGCCTCAAGCATTAGCCTCACTAATTCTTCATTTTGTCGTTATGGTTTTCTTTTTGCAACCTTTTGTGGTTATCAGATCCATTCTTCGATTGTCTTATTCGAGAAGTTGTGCCTAAATGAGATACACGGACATAATCGTTGTGCGTTTTTTGCTGTTTCGCAGCTAGTTTTGTACATTGTTGTTAGTGCATCGTTCTTTTGAATTgctttgttgattttgtattgTTCGGTTTGTTACCATTTTCGGAGAACTATGTTGGTCATTCTTAGCAGTTAGCACTGAGCATTTTTAGAACTTTAAATAACTCCAGTACACCAATTTTCTCTGGAAAAAGAGGATCGATTGCAGACTCGAAGCCATTAGATCCTTAACATTTTTCatctataatttttcatattttttattactaaacTAATTAAGACTGTCAAACaagaatacaaaataaatgaattagtagAGATTAATAAGAAAGGACGCCAACAGCCCAACACAACTAAGTATCATGATTGATATTACCCGTCGCCACTACATATATGCATTCAATCATTCTTTGCTTTCAAGTATTTCAAGACTTAGTTTTAGTGACTACTCCATCCACTCACTTTTAgtttcaatattaataaatcagACTCATGCCATCACGGccacataaataaataaataataagtgtCATATATGTGTACTTTTAGCCAAGTTAAAGATAGTatgatcaaaattaattaataaagtaaagggGCTAGTAATCATTTTCTTGCAATaagtgtaaaataaatttatgctATACTTTAGCTGATGCCTAATGCTTGCCTACCTAGACATCTAAACAAATTGGGAAGTTGATTCTTTGGAATACTCATTGCAATAATATAAACTGAtcaattatgtatatatatgttattaCGTTATGAAATTGAGTGTACTAAAAGCTAACCAATTTCGTGAGCTGACCAAATCAATTTCATTAATGAATGTTTTTGACCGATCTTGGACTCATCATGTTCAAACATAACTTCAATTTTCATTGAAGAGTGAAGATATCAGTTTTGGTGGCCATTAATTGTATACATTTTTCATAATCAGGTGTATGAACATAGGTCACAATGCCTAATAATTCATACTAATTCAATAGGAACTATTCTCAAATTCCTATTCTAACTTATcgcaaattttaattttataattataacttatgTATAAGATACTTTGACGGATACccaaataaaactattaatttaataattttttaatcaaaaataaaaactgaggcatatattgttttttttttttgtagtactaTCAGTTATTGTAAATGCTAAATGGTCTCATTTATTTAACTGCTCAGTACCACCTACCTAGAAACCCAAATATTAAAGCCCAATTAGAGTTTGTGGAAATAATTGATTTCTAAGAAACCCATTCCCTGAATCAAATTACAATCCGATAATCTGAATTggactaatttaatttgttccaACTTCCACCAAAGAATTAATTGCTCAACTACATATGTATTCAAGATTATTTATTACGGTAGAAGTGGAGTATACTAAAAGCTAGTAATTATTAAGATGGAGAGCTAACCAACAGCCACTTC harbors:
- the LOC125221532 gene encoding sugar transport protein 13-like; the encoded protein is MAGGGFAASGGGTEFEAKITPIVIISCIMAATGGLMFGYDVGVSGGVTSMTPFLEKFFPEVAKRANDPNLNSNYCKYDNQGLQLFTSSLYLAGLTATFFASYTTRKLGRKLTMLIAGVFFIVGVVLNAAAQDLAMLIIGRILLGCGVGFANQAVPLFLSEIAPTRIRGGLNILFQLNVTIGILFANLVNYGTAKIKGGWGWRVSLGLAGVPAALLTVGALMVVDTPNSLIERGRLDEGKAVLKRIRGTDNVEPEFLELCEASRVAKLVKHPFRNLLMRRNRPQLVIAVALQVFQQFTGINAIMFYAPVLFDTVGFGNDAALYSAVITGAVNVLSTVVSIYSVDRVGRRVLLLQAGVQMFISQVVIAVLLGIKVKDHSEDLSRGYAIFVVILICTFVSAFAWSWGPLGWLIPSETFPLETRSAGQSVTVCVNLLFTFVIAQAFLSMLCHFKFGIFFFFSGWVLVMSFFVLFLVPETKNVPIEEMTERVWKQHRVWKRFMDDDHNEKNGIDKGFDPHSQL